The genomic window ATAAGAGCTGTAAATTACAACAGTGAAACTGGAACATTGTGTTGCCttatttaaagtgtttaaatCTTCTGAAACTTGCTTCATGTGCTAAttctcattaaaatgtaatattattaataataaatataatgatgtACTTTCATTTAATCTTGCTTCATAAAACTTGGTATAATGAGCAAGATGGTTATCTTGAAATACTGTGTTGATATCAGACATTGAACAGTTGACTAATGACATGAAACATGCCAGGACTAACAGCTGGAGGGGGGTGTTCAGTGACAGTTATACAGTTGTATTTGCACAAGTAACTATATTTaagttttgaggtacttgtattttatttgagtttttcCCTTTTACGTTACAGAACACTACGAgggtaatattgtacttttaacttaCATTAATATGCTTGTAACAGGTTCCTGCTGTCACATTCTGTATTCCGACTGGATCTAGATTAAACGACCCTTAAGTGGACCTGCCACACTGCTGCTTACACTATTTATATTGAAATGATAATCCAATGCTTTACTAAACTAAATTCCaattcatttgaaataataaaacgGCAACAATTCtcagtgacaaaaaaaacacacaataatattCACTGAAATAGGTCactttgtaattaaaaaaaaatactttctccTTTCCCCTCCATCACTGGAGGTAATTTAGTaagattgttattattatgttttcagAGAATCGAAAGGTAACTGGGGAGAAGCTGACGAGCTGTTAATGATCTTGACACCATCTTGTCACCTTTCACCTATTTCGCAGTGAAGTTGTGATAAGAAAAGCACAACTActgacacatatatatatatataaatatatttacataaagcCAACTTTAGGAGAGGACACCATTCATCTTAGTTCACGAAAACACAAATAGGAGAAACAAAGCCCTGACATTagaacatattttcttttctcgcCTCTTGCTGAACtgaaacatgtttgtttacctCTGAGAAGCGCCATGATGCAGAAATATTACACCAACACTGCCGGGATCAAGCTCTTCGACTGATATATTATGGTGTCAGTCTGACTGCTCTGAATGAGTTCGTGGTGAATGTAAGAAAACTGCGACCTTTCCTCTAAATACTGGAGCCGCCTACTTTTCACTCGTCCGAAAAGATTCGACACCaaatgttacatatatatattaaaactacGACATTATTAAATTGTATAAAAAACAGTAACGTCTTGCGTCGTTTTTATCATCGATATTTTTACACGGTATTATACATGTAATGCGTTTTATGGAATTGTTTGCGCAAACGAAATACGCGAAAGTGCAACCGGGAAATTGTGTGCGTGACGGGTTGACGACGTCATCTTCTCGCGCCGCGTCTTGTCCGTCGGTCGAGCCAAAGGCGGAGACAGGCGAAGCAACTTGCACGTGAACGTTGTCGACCCCCGGGTATGCGTTTAAGGTGAAACGACGCACGGTGGAGACATGTCTGCGGCTTTATCGCGCGGCCTCTGCAGGGCTTTGTCCCGACACACCGCTCCGTCGAGGTGAGTGTTTGGAGGAGCGCGTGAACAGCTGACAAGGGCGCGAGCTACCTGCGGAGGTTATTCAGTGGAGACGTGCTGCTCGTCGCTTCTGTGGCTGACAGGTtcggtgttgtgtttttaaacagcCTCCTGTTGGGGGGACATCATCGTGCTGGACTGAGTCCCTGGTTCGCTCCAGTAATGACGCTGAAGACATCTGCCCCACTGAGGTTTGAACTAATATCCCAGGTTCACTCCATgtcaagtgttttcttttaatatatattttataaaggGCTTGTCAGGTGCATGCACTATTAAAACGcagcattcatttttaaatgatcctgCTGCTAACTGCTAATCAAGTAACCaccttttgttattgtttgtaaTGGTCAATTCattaaatagtttattttgtttctcaatGAATGCTCAACACTGTCCGTGTCGATGTGCGTCCAGAACCAAAAGGGATGTGCTCATATTGcacaaatgtgtcatttattatATCAAAATGGATAAAAGCAAAACCAAAGGATGACACTGGCATTGTTGCTTCTCACCCATACTGCTGATAGTCAAAATTATTTGCAATTTACGCTTAAGtcgatattaaaaaaaactctactTGATGTGATCCCAGACACTATTGTATCATGTCGCCATATCAATATATTTCCCAGATTTActttgtgtgctttgtgttttttaagagCGGAgcctaagaagaagaagaaagtggaCCCAAGGCGGGAGCACATGTtgaaggagaggatgagaaaGAAGCTTAAGAAGATGGAGAAGGTCGCACCTGAGTTTATCCCCCTGGATGACCTCATCACTCCGACCAAATGCTTGGATGAAACAAGGTTGTTATTATACCACAACTGTTGTTGGACAAGATCATAGAAAGATTCCCACTGGCTGACAGTACATTACCTACATAAAGCCTTCTGGCATTGAGGCTGGcagacatttaaacattttatggaCACGTTTGCCTTTTTATGTATAATTTGTCCTCATTTTCTTATTTGACTTACTGTACCTTTTTGTTATTCTCCTTTCTATTTAGTGCTCATTGTCTTTTTAAAGTGCTATGAACTTGTGTTTCTTACTCTTATGAAGGGAACGCTCTGCACCGAGGCTGTCATTTGGAGAAAGCGAGGGTCGCGCCCTGCTGCTGAAGGAGTGGTGTCGATACAAGCAGGTCACCACTTAACCTATAACGCCCCCATCGCTGAAGCTTTTATAGAAAGCCTTGCGTCTGACCTCTTGCACACTTAGTGGGCTGTACTTGATGTGCTCTTCCATCTTTGCTCTTGCAGGAGCAGCACATGGCTGAAGTGCAGGCTGTTGAGCTTGCTCTCGAAGCACAGAGGGAGGCGTTGGAGGAGCTGAAGTTAGAGTCTGAGGAGCTGTACCAGGCGGCGCTGAAGCCAGACCCCCTACTGTTTCCCTTCACTCACGAAGGGCCTGCCTACACGCCGCCGAAGAGCAAGTACGAAGCTCCTGATGGGAAATACAACGACATCACTAAAGTGTACACACAGTGATGGGCtgtgtgtgcagcctgtgtgtatttaatgtctttgtttgtACACGATAAGCCAACATGCAGCCTTCATGAGAAGGAcactttacaaatgttttttgaatTGTACTGTCACTCTGTTTGAAATGTCACATTCAAGTCTCCGTATAAAACAATGGaataataaaaccttttttaatttataaaatgtgtttgataaaCCAATAATCAATTACTTGAGGTGGAAAACTGCTATGAGTTGAAGCTGAATTTAGTTGCATCTCTAATATATCCATTGCAGAGAAGTATCTACAGCACGGGCTGAAGAGAACACATGCTTTTGAGAAACGTTGACAGTCTTACTCGGGCCAACTCTCCTGTTCGATGCCATCGAAAGCGTTTTCTAATGTAGCCTTAATTGTTAACAGAATCCTGATCAAAACAATGCGCGACAGACACTTAGTTACTTGGATGAAAGACATTTAATCTCAAATGTATCGCAATAGTACCCATTTATTACGCTTGACAAAGGGAAAAACAAGGAAATTCATCTTTAAACGCatttactattttattttttacatgcgCCTTTAGAGAATTAATCATTTATGACGAGAAAAAAACACCTGCCTTTGGAGAGATCATCTTGTAATTTACTCGTTGAATATAGATGCTGTCGTACTCATCAGTGGCCACTAGGTGCTGCTACCGctgtttaaacatgttttcacaCAGCAGCTCACTGAATACAGGCATTAAGGGACCAGTGTCTCTAAATAATTTAAGTCACCTCGCTTTGGCCGGCATGGAACGGAGACATCGGGGGTTAAATAGTGAAAGTTCATGAGTcctgaggcttttcctggttcaGCGGCATGTGCCAGTCTCTGGGAGGGCTTTGCCTCAGTTCCCACACTGGGGTGAACTTCCTCTGCTCTGCCACTCTGttcctctcactcctctgtaAGGCTTCCTGCAATACAGATGGGGTCACGTATACAATTGATTGTAATTTCAAGACTTTTGTTTCATGCGTTCCTCAGGTCATTCAGATTAAGACACCATGAATGTTATCAGTTTGATCACAAGTTTAGGGATTCAGATAATGTGGCTCTCCGCCGCAGTACCTTGGATTCGGTGGCTCTGTGTTTCTCCCACTCTCTGCAGTTGTGGAAGTCCTCTTTCCACTGCTGGCAGGACGGCGAGGTACCATAGGTGTAGTAGTGGTGAAAACAGTTCTTCAAGCTTTTGCAGTGTCTGAATTCACTCCAGTAGTCATCGCACGCTCGAGGCGGCTGCACGGGCAGACAAGATCAGGACGTTATGTTTGGACACTAACTGTTGGGTCTCTGGAGCTGCATCACCTTCCACTTTTTCTGGGTTGCGTCCATAAGCTCATGTAAGATGTAAcatggaggagcagaagggATTAACCTGGGGAGGGCTTCACGTGTGCAGCTGGCTGCGGCTTTTGCTTAAGGGAGGTGGAAACTCCAACCTTATTCAAGGCagtcttaaataaaaaaaagtgacattaaataaaaatcaacaaaaaaagagtctgTTCAAATAAACTATGGGCTAAGTTTTAAAAATAGAATGTGAATAATATAACAATTCATAGGTTTTATTTAGTCTATTATTCATAAATGCTGATTTATTTCCTACTGTCTTGTTTAAAACATGAGGTTAACAGATACATTGGGGGTAGTTACTGAAGACGCCTTCTGAAACATCGTTTAATTAACGCTagtgtttcttctctttttaaaaggaaaGTTTAGGAAAGAAGTGTCGCTCCGACAGCGCCTCCTCGGGCCGCTCGTGTTTATAAACAACAATTTGCTCTTTGGTAGCTACAtgtcgtttaaaaaaagatgagtaACAATGGAGACGAAAGCAGACAATCACGTGGCGTTAAATGAGGACGTTTCTGTTAAACCTCCTCGTCTAACTGACATTACTTATCGCGCGCTGGCTGAGGGCAGTTTAGCAGCGATAGCTGACATGAATCACCTTGCTGACTGTCTCGGGTCAGATTTGGTCTCTTTCATTCAGAACCAGCACCAACTAAAACTCGTTAGATTAAAATACATCATGACTTCGAGCTAACAACATAAGAATGGTTAAATTACCTTCCATGCTTCTTTTCCAGAGCGGTCCATTGCTACCTGCGTTAGCAAATACAGCGACAAGACTTCCGGTTCGagttcatttcaaaataaaagcccataaaaaagaaaacataaaaaaatcaaatttgaAGGACGAATACCAATAATCACTAACCAAACAGCGCCTAATTGTAGTAACCATAATAGTGACCAATTTATTTAACGTTTCTCTGCGATTGTTAGAACTAGACAATCAGACATAATGCATTTGCTTTTATGTACATAAATGTGTCTAATTCGAGTCAAGAAAAACGCCATAGGAACATCCTAATTTATACCAGCATCATTATTAGTTTGTTTACAAAAAGGGCATTACATAAAGAAATATTAGCGACAATACATTTCAAACAGAGTTCTTTATTTGTCTATAAAtaaaccaagaaaaaaaaaagggtggggggggtgggggggaatagCAAATAActcctttaacaaaaaaaaacaaaaaaaagattttcattataattaaatcaaaagtattgAGCTATTATTGCTCCCATTTTATAAGAATGGGAATCTGGATAACAGTATATTTAAAGTcaattgtaaaaatgtaacgATTatgaaaaaaggggggaaatgtTCCAATATCACAACAATAGTCCCcaagttattctttttttttgtggtttggtGATAGAATTTATTCCACAAACTCTGGACCGCATTTTACGGAGCGTGGCTTTTGTTGACAAAGATATTGATGTCAgagtttaattaaatataatccCATCTCAACAGCAAAAACCTTTCAAAAAGATTTcttttgtaattctttttttttttttttactttgctgtTGAAGGTAACAATTGATATGGTGAGTCCGTGTGCATTATCCAGTCCCTCCACTTAGAATCCTTCAAGGCTTTCTGCCCTTCTTGCGTAGTGactgtccttctccagaga from Cyclopterus lumpus isolate fCycLum1 chromosome 9, fCycLum1.pri, whole genome shotgun sequence includes these protein-coding regions:
- the mrpl40 gene encoding 39S ribosomal protein L40, mitochondrial, with product MSAALSRGLCRALSRHTAPSSLLLGGHHRAGLSPWFAPVMTLKTSAPLRAEPKKKKKVDPRREHMLKERMRKKLKKMEKVAPEFIPLDDLITPTKCLDETRERSAPRLSFGESEGRALLLKEWCRYKQEQHMAEVQAVELALEAQREALEELKLESEELYQAALKPDPLLFPFTHEGPAYTPPKSKYEAPDGKYNDITKVYTQ
- the c9h22orf39 gene encoding UPF0545 protein C22orf39 homolog, producing the protein MDRSGKEAWKPPRACDDYWSEFRHCKSLKNCFHHYYTYGTSPSCQQWKEDFHNCREWEKHRATESKEALQRSERNRVAEQRKFTPVWELRQSPPRDWHMPLNQEKPQDS